In Abditibacteriaceae bacterium, one DNA window encodes the following:
- a CDS encoding phosphatase PAP2 family protein, whose translation MKTVLHKRLLFVTLASSVAAWNLAGCGGGAGSGGSSPSTFAPLSSASFEAEPSGGNWKPIVLSSADNVASLDSGAASQTGSQTRGASKAPAVTEQERAELRTLQARRTSGATEVARFWNVGASVRWNEIARSLVMKYKTSPPVASRQYAALSVAQYDAMVAAFKIKYKANRPSPSTQDSSLKPLFPNESDPVYPSSHATVSGASARVLAKFYPAESQFLADKAREAEESRLYAGLNYRSDIVAGGALGRDVADKVLAHVAKDGADAQLGNSRRSQTEWWSFKTNAEGNGNGARKAPSSGTDPSRWTGVNPLLPRWGEVKTWVVPSVVALRPAAPPKMDSAQFKADLAEVRRISDNRTAEQLRIAQFWADGAGTATPPGHWNQIAADLLVEKRTSELRSARAFALLNMALMDAGICCWDAKYKYYLLRPWMADPKITTPVGQPNFPTYTSGHSTFSGAAAEVLGSIFPDKKSRLDAMATEASMSRIYGGIHFRFDCEPAVEGGRKIGQLVIKRGERDGSK comes from the coding sequence ATGAAAACAGTACTTCACAAACGGCTTCTCTTCGTGACCCTCGCGTCCTCCGTGGCCGCATGGAATCTGGCAGGCTGCGGCGGCGGTGCGGGTTCAGGCGGTAGTTCTCCTTCGACGTTTGCGCCGCTTTCGTCTGCGTCGTTTGAAGCCGAGCCTTCGGGTGGCAACTGGAAACCGATTGTGCTCTCTTCAGCCGACAATGTTGCGTCGCTGGATAGCGGCGCGGCTTCGCAAACCGGAAGCCAAACACGTGGGGCATCCAAGGCGCCTGCCGTCACCGAACAGGAACGCGCCGAACTGCGAACGCTGCAAGCACGCCGCACAAGCGGCGCCACTGAAGTTGCCCGTTTCTGGAACGTCGGCGCTTCGGTTCGCTGGAACGAAATCGCGCGCAGCCTGGTGATGAAATACAAGACGTCGCCGCCGGTAGCATCGCGTCAATACGCCGCATTGAGCGTTGCTCAATACGACGCGATGGTTGCCGCATTCAAAATCAAATACAAAGCGAATCGTCCCTCGCCTTCCACGCAGGACAGCAGCCTCAAGCCGCTGTTCCCCAACGAATCCGATCCGGTTTATCCATCGTCGCACGCCACAGTTTCGGGCGCATCAGCGCGCGTGCTGGCGAAATTCTATCCGGCGGAATCGCAATTCCTCGCCGACAAAGCCCGCGAAGCCGAAGAATCGCGCCTTTATGCGGGCTTGAATTATCGCAGCGATATCGTGGCGGGCGGCGCTTTGGGCCGCGACGTTGCGGATAAGGTTTTGGCGCACGTCGCCAAAGATGGCGCCGACGCTCAGCTTGGCAATTCACGCCGTTCGCAAACAGAATGGTGGAGCTTCAAGACAAATGCAGAAGGCAACGGCAATGGCGCTCGAAAAGCGCCGAGCAGCGGCACCGACCCCAGCCGCTGGACAGGCGTAAACCCACTTTTGCCGCGTTGGGGCGAAGTGAAAACATGGGTTGTGCCTTCGGTTGTGGCCTTGCGTCCTGCGGCGCCACCAAAAATGGATTCGGCTCAATTTAAAGCCGATCTCGCCGAAGTGCGCCGCATTTCCGATAACCGCACAGCAGAGCAGTTGCGTATCGCGCAGTTCTGGGCCGATGGCGCCGGAACCGCGACACCTCCCGGACACTGGAACCAGATTGCCGCCGACTTGCTGGTTGAAAAACGCACCAGTGAACTGCGGAGCGCTCGCGCCTTTGCATTGCTCAACATGGCGCTGATGGATGCTGGCATTTGCTGTTGGGATGCGAAGTACAAGTATTATTTGCTGCGTCCGTGGATGGCCGATCCGAAAATCACGACGCCGGTTGGTCAGCCGAACTTCCCGACCTACACATCGGGGCATTCGACATTCTCCGGCGCGGCAGCCGAGGTTCTCGGCTCGATTTTCCCCGACAAGAAATCGCGCCTCGACGCGATGGCAACCGAGGCTTCCATGTCGCGGATTTACGGTGGCATTCACTTTCGCTTCGACTGCGAACCGGCGGTTGAAGGCGGACGCAAAATCGGTCAATTAGTCATTAAACGCGGTGAGCGCGATGGCTCTAAATAA
- a CDS encoding PilZ domain-containing protein has translation MNMPADNRNQLAFTGDRRRAQREAADKRRRSERLDGPWVAQVRGRDASGRKFTESTVLQNVSASGLYVNLRHSVAPGTPLFVVFTFSTIALHDAPVPKVAARGEVRRIENRSEENIYGVGIQFRHHRFL, from the coding sequence ATGAACATGCCAGCAGATAACAGGAATCAGTTGGCTTTCACAGGAGACAGGCGGCGGGCGCAGCGTGAAGCTGCCGATAAGCGCCGGCGGAGCGAGCGACTCGATGGGCCCTGGGTCGCTCAGGTACGTGGCAGAGATGCCTCCGGTCGGAAGTTCACCGAATCGACTGTTCTCCAAAACGTCAGTGCCAGCGGACTTTATGTCAACCTTCGGCATTCGGTTGCACCGGGCACACCACTCTTTGTTGTCTTTACTTTTTCAACTATCGCATTGCACGATGCGCCGGTTCCAAAAGTAGCAGCACGCGGAGAAGTGCGACGAATTGAGAACCGCAGCGAAGAGAATATCTATGGCGTGGGAATTCAATTCCGTCACCATCGATTTCTTTAA
- a CDS encoding recombinase family protein: MNEGLRAVLYGRVSTEEQAKNNTSLPFQYAGNVRKAKDIGAVEVETIEDEDSGEWYLTRKGLQRALGLLESGKANCIIVKDKTRFFRTNELETAQLKKRIKDAGGRVIYWDVEFEDSPMGQFADDMTDSYGRMEKRFIRSRTMQGRKSRAEEGKQPCRTHAPFGFVIPKKSQVVRGEYSYEQLGKYLLHPVHAPIVKEIFDRMAGGDSMHSITRWLQSSGVPTINGGQFWRVSNLKVIFSNPAYYGSAAFGRARTIRDESRQLQGYKGRTYEVPVPEDEWIRIECPAIVSRKQWDRCQERIAEMKEKMSTREVRRQLLTGMLRCPKCLRVMTGRAHRKGMVSHYKCKEAAPSSTSAGIGCWNKHINIKNIDPQVMQLIKRLAFHSPVIELAYDAYQQNLTSGHTESEYRRLKGELIDLKKEVADTVRAQIRGVAADVDTDVYEEILRGLSLKKASIVARLEAIEHAREEAASVDETKGYIETAMREALKVLEAPEDVVPTHRKNAILHKIIHHIYPSMDGTHFTITFAAFDEITRLVVVVSADELPRFEVVVA; the protein is encoded by the coding sequence ATGAATGAAGGTTTGCGGGCTGTGCTTTATGGCCGAGTTAGCACTGAGGAACAAGCGAAAAACAATACGTCACTGCCGTTCCAGTACGCGGGTAATGTGCGGAAGGCTAAGGATATCGGTGCGGTCGAAGTTGAGACCATTGAAGATGAAGATAGCGGCGAGTGGTACCTGACGCGTAAGGGGCTGCAGCGCGCATTAGGCTTGCTGGAGTCGGGTAAGGCGAACTGCATTATTGTCAAAGACAAAACTCGGTTTTTCCGTACCAATGAATTGGAGACGGCTCAGCTCAAGAAGCGTATAAAAGATGCTGGCGGCAGGGTGATCTATTGGGACGTAGAGTTCGAGGATAGCCCGATGGGGCAGTTTGCCGATGACATGACCGACTCGTATGGTCGCATGGAAAAGCGGTTTATTCGGTCGCGTACCATGCAGGGGCGCAAATCTCGTGCTGAGGAAGGCAAGCAGCCCTGCCGCACCCACGCGCCTTTCGGGTTCGTGATTCCGAAAAAGTCGCAGGTCGTTAGGGGCGAGTATTCTTATGAGCAATTGGGAAAATACCTGTTGCACCCAGTTCACGCGCCAATAGTGAAGGAAATTTTTGATCGGATGGCTGGCGGCGATTCCATGCACAGCATTACTCGATGGCTGCAGTCGAGTGGGGTGCCCACAATAAACGGTGGGCAATTCTGGCGCGTATCAAATTTGAAAGTAATTTTTTCCAATCCCGCGTATTACGGAAGCGCAGCATTTGGTCGGGCGCGCACGATCCGCGATGAAAGTCGGCAGCTGCAGGGTTATAAAGGCCGCACCTATGAAGTGCCTGTGCCCGAAGATGAATGGATACGGATTGAGTGCCCTGCCATCGTATCAAGAAAGCAGTGGGATCGTTGCCAAGAGCGTATTGCCGAGATGAAAGAGAAAATGAGCACGCGTGAAGTGCGTCGGCAGCTTCTAACGGGAATGCTCCGCTGCCCCAAGTGCCTTCGGGTAATGACGGGCAGGGCACACCGCAAGGGCATGGTGTCGCATTACAAGTGCAAAGAGGCCGCACCCTCCAGCACGAGTGCGGGGATCGGCTGCTGGAACAAGCACATCAATATCAAGAATATCGACCCGCAGGTGATGCAGCTGATAAAGCGGCTGGCGTTTCATTCGCCTGTAATCGAACTCGCCTATGACGCCTATCAGCAAAATTTGACCAGCGGTCATACGGAATCCGAGTACCGACGACTAAAGGGCGAACTCATCGATCTGAAAAAAGAGGTGGCCGATACCGTCAGGGCGCAGATTAGAGGTGTGGCGGCTGATGTCGATACCGATGTTTACGAGGAAATATTACGCGGGCTGTCGCTCAAGAAGGCGTCGATAGTAGCGCGGCTGGAGGCCATCGAGCACGCACGCGAGGAAGCGGCCAGCGTCGATGAGACAAAGGGCTATATTGAAACGGCCATGCGCGAGGCGTTGAAAGTGCTCGAAGCGCCAGAGGATGTGGTGCCGACCCACCGCAAAAATGCCATTTTGCATAAGATCATCCACCACATATACCCTTCGATGGACGGTACGCATTTCACTATTACTTTTGCCGCTTTCGATGAAATTACTCGGCTGGTGGTAGTGGTGAGCGCCGATGAATTGCCCCGTTTTGAGGTGGTGGTGGCGTAA
- a CDS encoding PRC-barrel domain-containing protein has product MRKGKSIIGLNILSQNDATELGKVRDLIFDHDTDELLAILVSEKDLFGLIDAQVVPWSEVRAIGPHAVMVPSPDSKIKAGDFPRVRDVMNRETALSGTRIVTQDGRELGTLADMYIDDETGKIVGYEVSGGFFSDTMSGKRFMDAIPDMPIGKGVAVVPSGVADHFEQQKSAEPGGLSGAAHSAGEKLSGAVDTTKEAVSGAYDSAKTSATGAYAGIASASVEKQKEFVVGKVASREVMLPATEVPSVSTVPGAEPPIEMPSSTLVRQGDVITRETADRAQQAGVLGQLVVAAGGGVASGAASTAGEHAGGIGASVQGKAENAAVGKPAGREVTALNGETIIAPGQIITEETIERARRDGKEKEVIASAGFGAAAAGVDTVKEGASNLWDTIKHKAEELTGAAHDKKAEYDTAAEQSKINNALGRPTTRVILDQSDAVILNTGDLITHAAIERSRTAGVLDILLDSVYVADPEITPEMMRAKESGEAALPTQAQPTGGPITATVAPGVQSQDSPAQDNASTQLQ; this is encoded by the coding sequence ATGCGTAAAGGCAAAAGCATTATCGGGCTGAATATTCTCAGCCAGAACGACGCAACCGAACTGGGCAAAGTCCGCGACCTGATTTTCGATCACGACACCGACGAATTGCTCGCGATTCTTGTTTCTGAGAAGGATTTGTTCGGCCTCATCGACGCCCAGGTCGTGCCGTGGAGCGAAGTGCGCGCAATTGGGCCGCACGCCGTTATGGTTCCGTCGCCCGATTCTAAAATCAAGGCCGGCGATTTTCCGCGCGTGCGTGATGTGATGAACCGCGAAACCGCTCTTTCGGGCACGCGCATCGTGACGCAGGACGGACGCGAATTGGGCACGCTCGCCGATATGTACATCGACGACGAAACCGGCAAAATTGTCGGCTACGAAGTGTCGGGCGGCTTTTTCTCCGACACCATGAGCGGCAAGCGCTTCATGGATGCGATTCCTGATATGCCTATCGGCAAAGGCGTTGCGGTTGTGCCTTCCGGCGTGGCCGATCACTTCGAGCAGCAGAAATCAGCCGAACCCGGTGGCCTCTCTGGTGCAGCGCATTCGGCGGGCGAAAAGCTTTCGGGTGCCGTTGACACTACCAAAGAAGCCGTTTCAGGCGCTTACGATTCGGCGAAAACATCGGCGACAGGCGCATACGCCGGTATTGCCTCGGCATCGGTTGAGAAGCAAAAAGAATTCGTGGTTGGTAAAGTAGCGAGCCGCGAAGTGATGCTGCCTGCAACCGAAGTCCCTTCCGTTTCGACCGTACCCGGAGCCGAGCCGCCGATTGAAATGCCTTCATCGACGCTGGTGCGTCAGGGCGATGTGATTACGCGCGAAACTGCCGACCGGGCACAACAAGCTGGAGTTTTGGGTCAGCTTGTTGTGGCAGCTGGCGGCGGCGTGGCTTCGGGCGCAGCTTCTACGGCTGGTGAACACGCCGGTGGCATTGGCGCAAGTGTGCAGGGAAAAGCCGAGAACGCCGCTGTTGGTAAGCCTGCCGGCCGCGAAGTGACAGCGCTCAACGGCGAAACGATTATCGCGCCCGGGCAAATCATCACCGAAGAAACCATCGAGCGCGCGCGCCGCGATGGTAAAGAAAAAGAAGTCATCGCTTCTGCCGGTTTCGGCGCGGCTGCAGCCGGTGTCGATACGGTGAAAGAAGGCGCGTCCAACTTGTGGGACACCATCAAGCACAAGGCCGAAGAACTGACGGGCGCAGCGCACGACAAGAAAGCCGAATACGACACTGCTGCCGAGCAAAGCAAAATCAATAACGCTTTGGGTCGCCCGACAACGCGCGTAATTCTTGACCAGAGCGACGCCGTGATTCTCAACACAGGCGACCTCATTACGCACGCCGCGATTGAACGCTCGCGCACGGCTGGAGTGTTGGATATTCTGCTCGATTCGGTTTACGTGGCCGATCCGGAAATCACGCCCGAAATGATGCGCGCGAAGGAAAGCGGCGAAGCCGCGTTGCCAACGCAGGCGCAGCCAACGGGCGGCCCGATTACAGCAACTGTAGCGCCCGGTGTGCAATCGCAGGATTCGCCCGCTCAGGACAACGCGAGCACGCAGCTCCAGTAA
- a CDS encoding FAD-dependent oxidoreductase: MPTDNGFTDNGQTRSSWLNVGPPALQPLGQDVETDVCVVGAGISGLTTAYLLLKKGKRVAILDDGPIAGGDSCRTSAHLASELDDYYHEIENIFSEGAAKLVYESHSTAIDTIERISREENIDCDFVRLDGYLFTPTGEGTEELDTELEAAHRAGFADAEKIERAPLSTFDTGPCLRFPHQGQFHPLKYLAGLARCIERDGGKFYKAHAKNVEGGEQPHVETIEGNMVRASAIVVATNSPINDRLKIHTKQHPYRTYMVGLKITGEIPLGLYWDTLDPYHYARVQTDENILIVGGEDHKTGQEDDAEDRWSAIEEWTRERFPVGETVYRWSGQVMETVDGLAFIGHNNGENDPVYIATGDSGMGMTHGTIAGILLSDLICGRENPWQQIYDPQRKAVKAARDWVEENLNVAAQYVDLVTGGDVADESEIARGEGAIIRQGAKKIAVYCDDAGEFHRCSAICPHLGAVVQWNSAEKSWDCPAHGSRFRAEDGKPVNSPSSAPLAPVE, translated from the coding sequence ATGCCAACAGATAATGGATTTACCGATAATGGACAGACACGCTCGTCGTGGTTGAACGTGGGGCCGCCCGCATTGCAACCTTTGGGCCAAGACGTCGAAACCGATGTTTGCGTCGTTGGCGCGGGCATCTCTGGCCTCACAACCGCTTATTTGCTGCTCAAAAAGGGCAAGCGCGTAGCGATTCTCGACGACGGCCCGATTGCCGGCGGTGACAGTTGCCGCACTTCGGCGCACCTCGCCAGCGAACTCGACGACTACTATCACGAGATTGAAAACATTTTCAGCGAAGGTGCGGCAAAGCTGGTTTACGAAAGTCATTCGACAGCCATCGACACCATCGAACGCATTTCGCGCGAAGAAAATATCGACTGCGATTTTGTGCGCCTCGATGGCTATTTGTTCACGCCAACGGGCGAAGGAACGGAAGAACTGGACACGGAACTGGAAGCTGCGCATCGCGCCGGTTTCGCTGATGCCGAAAAAATCGAGCGTGCGCCGCTTTCGACCTTCGACACAGGCCCATGCTTGCGTTTCCCGCATCAGGGGCAGTTTCATCCGCTGAAATATCTCGCGGGGCTTGCGCGCTGCATCGAACGCGACGGCGGCAAGTTCTACAAGGCACACGCGAAAAACGTCGAAGGTGGCGAGCAGCCGCACGTTGAAACCATCGAAGGAAACATGGTGCGCGCGAGTGCGATTGTTGTGGCGACCAATTCACCCATCAACGACCGCCTGAAAATCCACACCAAGCAGCATCCGTATCGCACTTACATGGTGGGCCTGAAAATTACGGGTGAAATTCCTCTCGGCCTTTACTGGGACACGCTCGACCCGTATCATTACGCGCGCGTGCAGACCGACGAAAACATTTTGATTGTCGGCGGCGAAGACCACAAAACCGGTCAGGAAGACGACGCCGAAGATCGCTGGAGCGCGATTGAAGAATGGACGCGCGAACGCTTTCCCGTTGGCGAAACCGTTTATCGCTGGTCGGGGCAAGTTATGGAAACCGTTGATGGCCTGGCGTTTATCGGCCACAATAACGGCGAGAACGACCCCGTTTACATCGCAACCGGCGACTCCGGCATGGGCATGACTCATGGCACGATTGCCGGAATTTTGTTGTCCGACTTAATTTGCGGGCGCGAGAATCCGTGGCAGCAAATTTACGATCCGCAACGCAAAGCTGTCAAAGCCGCACGCGATTGGGTGGAAGAAAATCTCAACGTCGCGGCGCAGTATGTCGATTTGGTCACGGGCGGCGATGTTGCCGACGAAAGCGAAATCGCGCGTGGCGAAGGCGCCATCATCCGTCAGGGCGCGAAGAAAATCGCGGTTTATTGCGACGATGCAGGGGAATTCCATCGCTGCTCGGCGATTTGCCCTCATCTTGGTGCAGTGGTGCAATGGAACTCGGCGGAAAAATCGTGGGATTGTCCGGCACACGGCTCGCGCTTTCGAGCCGAAGATGGCAAGCCGGTGAACAGTCCATCAAGCGCGCCACTTGCGCCCGTTGAGTAG
- a CDS encoding response regulator transcription factor: MLEFPISLSKTPIRVLIAQSSDRPIARAALARLLETCAHIEVVGEATDKDDALRLIPDLSPEIILLDTFECDEAALDFLGDLSEANIEGRTIVLTGCGTATVQSQAVTCGALGIVRYDQSPEILFKAIQSVHGGEIWLERSLAASVLQEKTRASNRTVSNGQTRIANLNEREHEVIALVCEGLKNQAIAERLFISEATVRHRLTSIFEKLAISDRLELVIFAFQHGLATLPRAAEVR; encoded by the coding sequence TTGTTGGAGTTTCCTATTAGCTTGTCCAAGACACCGATTCGCGTTCTCATCGCGCAAAGCAGCGACCGCCCTATTGCGCGGGCCGCGCTTGCGCGTCTGTTGGAGACGTGCGCGCATATCGAAGTTGTTGGCGAAGCGACAGATAAAGACGACGCGCTTCGGCTCATTCCAGACCTGAGCCCTGAAATCATTCTTCTCGATACATTTGAATGCGACGAAGCCGCGCTCGATTTTCTGGGCGATCTTTCCGAAGCAAACATCGAAGGCCGCACGATTGTCCTGACGGGTTGTGGCACCGCGACTGTTCAAAGCCAAGCCGTGACTTGTGGCGCGTTAGGTATTGTGCGCTACGACCAATCTCCCGAAATTCTTTTCAAAGCGATTCAAAGCGTTCATGGCGGCGAAATCTGGCTCGAACGGTCTCTCGCGGCCAGTGTGCTGCAGGAAAAAACGCGCGCTTCCAACCGCACTGTGAGTAACGGACAAACCAGAATTGCGAATCTCAATGAACGAGAGCATGAGGTTATTGCCCTTGTCTGCGAGGGCTTAAAGAATCAGGCCATTGCCGAACGCTTATTTATCAGCGAAGCAACCGTACGCCACCGTTTGACATCTATTTTTGAAAAACTTGCGATTTCCGATCGTTTGGAACTGGTGATTTTCGCCTTTCAGCACGGACTCGCGACACTGCCACGCGCTGCTGAAGTGCGTTAA
- a CDS encoding DUF4325 domain-containing protein, whose amino-acid sequence MKRIERQALGEFGAHLAMRPNGKRVQEALDASLRKLPPGGVLLLDFEGVEMMDYSFADEAFGTLYSRMAAKEYPDRHLVIATRADELGEALLENIEVALSRREVAALVLPLDGHAKLEAILQRAAKETDETRLPASWRIIGTLPQHLIDTLGEVMTKGCVTVRELASALNLDSATACNNRIARLYQMHLVRREATIVPEGGRQYCYSAVV is encoded by the coding sequence ATGAAACGAATCGAACGACAGGCGCTAGGGGAATTTGGCGCTCACCTCGCGATGAGGCCGAACGGAAAGCGCGTGCAGGAAGCGCTCGACGCGTCGCTGCGTAAGCTGCCTCCAGGCGGCGTTTTACTGCTCGACTTTGAAGGCGTCGAGATGATGGACTATTCGTTCGCCGACGAAGCGTTCGGCACGCTGTATTCGCGCATGGCCGCCAAAGAATATCCCGACCGTCACCTTGTCATCGCCACGCGCGCCGATGAATTGGGTGAAGCGTTGCTGGAAAACATCGAAGTCGCGCTTTCGCGTCGCGAAGTCGCTGCTCTCGTTTTGCCGCTCGACGGCCACGCGAAGCTCGAAGCGATTTTGCAGCGCGCCGCCAAAGAAACCGATGAAACGCGTTTGCCCGCTTCGTGGCGCATCATCGGCACGCTGCCGCAACACCTTATCGACACGCTCGGCGAAGTCATGACCAAAGGCTGTGTCACGGTGCGCGAATTGGCGTCGGCGCTCAACCTCGATTCGGCGACGGCGTGCAATAACCGCATCGCGCGTTTGTATCAAATGCACCTTGTGCGCCGCGAAGCCACCATTGTTCCCGAAGGTGGCCGCCAGTACTGCTATTCCGCCGTTGTTTAA
- a CDS encoding cysteine peptidase family C39 domain-containing protein yields MFSSPLLRRVIVLGFVYCSLLSTTSRVSANGRYLVRQTTTADCGPAALATLLNYYLDTPTSEQEIARLSGANQYGTTFAGLEYAAEAKGAGADSFRMTLTTLRQQLEAYPAPLLVRLLLPQPHFVLVLGIDGDTVLMADPGSNNVMMPQKAFLQRWLVPGSDEGYVFVAARADGRTNVARRDQIVTELRQGKQQLATQRLSPAMRR; encoded by the coding sequence ATGTTTTCTTCACCTTTGCTTCGTCGCGTGATTGTGCTGGGTTTTGTTTACTGCTCCCTTTTGAGCACGACTTCCCGGGTGTCAGCAAACGGTCGCTATCTTGTCCGGCAAACGACAACGGCAGACTGTGGCCCGGCAGCTTTGGCGACACTCCTTAACTACTATCTCGACACGCCGACAAGCGAACAGGAAATCGCCCGCCTTTCGGGTGCTAACCAGTATGGAACGACGTTCGCCGGTCTTGAATACGCAGCGGAAGCCAAAGGCGCCGGAGCCGACAGTTTCCGCATGACGCTCACGACTCTGCGCCAGCAACTTGAGGCGTATCCTGCGCCGCTTCTGGTGCGTTTGCTCCTGCCCCAACCGCACTTTGTTCTCGTTCTGGGAATCGACGGTGACACGGTTTTGATGGCCGATCCCGGCTCGAACAATGTAATGATGCCTCAGAAGGCGTTCTTGCAGCGCTGGCTTGTTCCCGGCAGCGACGAAGGTTATGTTTTTGTTGCCGCGCGTGCCGATGGACGCACAAACGTCGCGCGGCGCGATCAGATTGTTACCGAACTCCGTCAGGGGAAACAGCAGCTTGCTACGCAACGCCTGTCTCCGGCAATGCGCCGCTAA
- a CDS encoding GlsB/YeaQ/YmgE family stress response membrane protein: MSGVDFLLMLVVAAVIGAIGGMVGGYSSGGCLMSIVAGFIGAFIGRFLRDLLNLPTFWVVRVGGAQFPIIWSILGAAIFVIVLRFVQHRRAL; the protein is encoded by the coding sequence ATGTCCGGTGTTGATTTTCTGTTGATGTTAGTGGTAGCGGCGGTCATCGGCGCTATCGGTGGAATGGTTGGTGGCTATTCGTCCGGTGGCTGCCTGATGAGCATTGTCGCCGGCTTTATTGGAGCCTTTATCGGAAGGTTTCTCCGAGACTTACTCAACCTGCCGACATTCTGGGTGGTTCGTGTCGGGGGCGCACAGTTTCCCATTATCTGGTCAATTTTAGGTGCTGCCATCTTTGTTATCGTATTGCGCTTTGTCCAGCATCGACGGGCTTTATAA